Proteins encoded in a region of the Bacillus sp. T3 genome:
- a CDS encoding DnaJ family domain-containing protein: MDIFSIIAEDKIKRAMKDGEFDNLPGKGKPLELEDLSHLPQELRIAYTLLKNANMLEDLDRLKEEMLTIDDLISVCDSSEERANLRAKKQQKQLRIEELLKKRGTLHSPPSTYYKEKMFDKFKRK, from the coding sequence GTGGATATTTTTTCAATCATTGCCGAGGACAAGATTAAACGGGCGATGAAGGACGGCGAGTTTGATAACCTGCCTGGAAAAGGGAAACCGTTAGAACTCGAAGATCTATCACACCTGCCCCAGGAATTACGAATTGCGTATACACTCTTAAAAAACGCCAACATGCTAGAGGACCTCGATCGATTAAAGGAAGAAATGTTGACGATTGATGATCTGATTTCCGTTTGTGACAGTAGCGAGGAAAGAGCAAACTTACGTGCGAAAAAGCAGCAGAAACAGTTAAGAATTGAAGAACTGCTGAAAAAAAGAGGCACTCTCCACTCACCTCCCTCCACCTATTACAAAGAAAAAATGTTTGATAAATTTAAACGGAAATAA